From the Geotrypetes seraphini chromosome 8, aGeoSer1.1, whole genome shotgun sequence genome, the window cactatgccattttGACACTTGTTCCTATCACTTACATTACCATACCAGTtatcttttcttccttttatCTTTGCTTTTTGtagcttttccacatatttttgtctgtcttcctctttccatGATGCCTTGTAATCTATGAAGTTTAACCTTTTTTCTttcaccttttcagctactacattTGAGAAACAAAGcggccttttctttttttaccttTACATACTTTCCTAACATAAAGGTTTGTTGCCTTtagaatagctcctttcagttttgctcactgcTTTTTTACTTTGTTCAGCTGTTCCCATCTTGACAAAGTTCTTTTGAAGGTTAAATTTGAGTAAGTTCTATCCTCCCTCATTCTAATATTGAACCTCATCATTCTGTGATAActagatgccaaatgatcacccaccgTCACCTCAGAAACACTTCCTAAGTACTAAGTCCAGAATAGTTCTATTCCATTACTAATTGCTGAAACAATTCTTCCTGTAGCGAATCCAAGATCTCCTtgcttctagatcagtggtctcaaactcgtggcccgccaggtactattttgaggccctcggtatgtttatcataatcacaaaagtaaaataaaagagtttcttgatcatatgtctctttagctataaatgacaatattattattaagactgaaccaaaaggaaagatttataaactagaaagagttttacctcatgcaaaattgtcatttctttaataagacattaacaattttttttgaggccctgcaaagggtttgagtttgagaccactgttctaaatgaTGACGCAGCAGGGAAGGTCCAATGAAcatcagtaacatagtagatgatggcagataaagacctgatggtccatccaatctgcctaacctgattcaatttaaattttatttatttttttttcttagctatttctgagcaagaatccaaagctttaccctgtactgtgcttggattcctactgctgaaatctccgtcaaaacctactccagcccatctacaccctccaagcaactgaagccctccccagcccatcccccaccaaacggccatatacaggcacagaccgtgcaagtctgcccagtcctggccttagttcaatatttaatcttattttctgattctagatcctctgtgttcagtcaccgttttcctctccaccacctcattCCAGGcctcctaacattgctcttgagtagagaatgacacagtgacaaaattcatcaccgttcccgtccctgcggataaccgcggtaaaccatcttcatttcattctttaaggagagcgggaagaatcagagtatgaatggccacaaccactgacccacaagctttgctttgaagaatgctggtatagaaggactgaggttgaaatagacactagaaaaggATATGGggttatttcccacggttatccgcggggacgggaacggtgacaaattttgtcaccgtgtcattctctactcttgagtctcccacccctccacCTCTGCTTTGACCATTTTCCTTCGAGTAGTATTTGAAGGTGTGAATCGCTTCCTGAATCGGTTTGAGCTCCCCCGGGAGAAGGGGCTAGAAAATGGacgaacccccccccctctagcacttcctgtttccggcgccAGGTCCAGTGCGTCAGCGGGAGGCAACTTCCCGTTTCCGGAGGGCGGCGCGCGGCGCCGGAAGAGGAAATTGGCGGGGCCGGCGGCGGGAGGGCGGCTTTGGCAGCGGAGCACCATGAAGAACCAGGACACGGAGAGTCGGGCTGCGGCGCCTCCGCCGCCCGGACGCCAAGAGGAGGCGGGTGAGTCGGGCCGGGTTAGGGGGCGTTTGGCGCTATGCAAATGGAGCTCAGAAGAGCGGCCCCCCCccacggacttttcctccaggaactcgtcCTATCCTCTGCCCCCGTCTCTTTGccaagccgaagagccctaaGCTGAGTTTGTGCTCAGACAACGCTGACTATTAGGAGGGTTTATTTATGAGAAAAAGGTCAAAATGCGAAGCCAAGTTCTGTCCAATCAAAGCGTGAAGTGTTTCCTCACCCACTTCATTCACCGGATCTGGCTCTTCCCAAACGCAAACTAACCaggacatcgaggcagccactAACTACGACACAACTAAAGACACTCGCTTGGTTTGGTCTATTTCTTTACATTTCTAGCCCGTTCTCCCATTCACAATAAAGTTATAGGCGTTTGAAGAAGAGACAGGTGAGGAGGTTAgagatgggggaggagggaacaGGAGAGTGGCAGGAccgaaataataataataacagtttatataccgcaataccgtgaacttctatgcggtttacaaaagattacaagaggtacaaaatgagtgACCTGAAGAGAGTGAGAAGTAGGTCAAGAAAACCGTTAATGAGAGAGATGTGCGGGTCAGTTGTCCAGGTACTTCAGGactaggtatgtttttaggcgcttcctgaattcctcgaaAGTGGAGGGCGAGAGCAATTGTTTTAGGTCTTTGctccataaggctgcttgatgtgagagaaggtgttcgtggtgttttttgagtttgcaacctctgactggggggggaaacgaagttcaggtgcgAGATTCTCTTGTGAGATAAGGAAGGGGAGCTAGGAGGAGGTTATCCGTGATGGGTCCTCCCTGTTTTCTGGAAAGTCATCAGCGAGTCTTGTGATCTTATCTGGGCAGGCAGTTGGTTCCAAAGGCAGGGGATGAAGGAGCTGCTTCTATTTGGACAGATCTTCCTGCAGGGATGTATAGTTGTTTCTTGGCTTCACAGCGGAGTGGACTTCCAGAACTGGGAGAAgtgtgttcattttgaggggggacTAATGGCAGTGTCTGTTACTgtaataatatatttatttttttttacattttagagAACAAAGCCTCAAACTACTGTGAAGAGAGCAACAAAAAGAGGCGCTGGAGATGTCGCAGCCAACTAATTGATACAAGTCTTTTATTTGAAAAGACATCGCTAAAATGTGTAAaaacaaagtcccgactaggatccaagtttcggcgacaACGTCCCCTTTCTCAGGGGACAGAATCAAACGTGTCGGTGTCTCTGCCTCATTTGTGAAGCAGAGGCACCAACACGTTTGATGCTgtcaccgaaacttggatcctagtcgggactttgtttTTACACATTTTAGTGACttattttcaaataaaagacTTGAATCTATTAGTTGGCTGcaacatctccagtgcctctttttgttgcTCTCTTAGTTAAACATTCACCATATTTTTTGATCACACACCTTACTATAAATAGATCTGCACTATTTTAGAGAGATGTTGAAAACGACAACATATATACCTCATATCCAGAGATGTAAATGTATGACAAAATGCAACAGGCTGGTCATCAATCATTGAGATAAATGAAGAGAAGAATCGGAGATCcaaaatagcttttttttttttcctaaattgcTTTGCATCTTTTCTTGCAAAAATACATTCCAATTATATATTGTCAGCATAATAGAGTGCAtgaagacccaaatcttgaattAATGTGGCCAAAGGAGCCAAAAATTCATGAAATAATATTGGGGCCAAAGCTTTCCCTTTTTGGAAAAAAGTATATGCAAGATTTGTTTCAGGCTGGAGAATTCCTAGATGCCAGCATGGGCTTGATGGAAGCTCCCCTAAGGCTGGGTTGAGTAGTAGCTCGTCACAGTGGCCAGGCCCACATCTAGGCATAAGAGAAGCAATTTCAGCAGCTAGAGAgaggtcagagaggggaagaagagCAGAGAAGTAGAATCGGAAGCAATCTGGTTGACAAGTGTTTGTGAGTTTGAAGCTGAAAACCCTGAGAGGCAGCTCTCTGATGGGAGAATAGATGCCAAGTGTCATTTACAGATATGTTgaagcaagggggagagaaaagcagaaaatTGAGTGTTTGCTGGCTAAGTTTTCTTGTTTGGTTTCATTGAAGTGCAGGAGGCAGTCGGTTGTTTGCAGTGTAAAGTGAAAGCAGTCCACTCTTcttgggaaagggggagagagagatggattaAAATGTTTAATATGTAAAAAACACACACACGAAAGTAAGCTTAATACCAAAAGCAGTTATAGGACAGGACATAAAAGCAAACAACTCCACATAGAACCATGTTTTGGCAGGCAATCTGCCTGCCTTAGGCGTTGAAGTGTCTTAGTATATAAGAGATAGCAAATGCATGTGCCGCATACCACCATTCTGAACAATGTCCAtggaccctccccccccaacaagaaAAGGCAATGTTCCCCCCTCCCTGTCAGACCCAGAGGAAggaccccaggcctaccttgtttccctggtggtctagtggcacgTTGGGGCAGAAGTGattcccactcgctcctgccaCTGGAAGTCTCTGCAGCCAATTTCATTGCTGAAAGAGCAAGAGTGAGTGGGAACCTCCTCTGGGTCCGGGAGGGGCTTGGTGGTGTTTGTTCGGGGATGGAGGGGGGAACGCTGCATTTTCTTGTCGGTACTAAATATTCACACAATGACCAAATCACATAACGTCCTTTTTCACAGAATGTAACATGGGCGCAATTGAGTGCTTCAGTGGTTGTGTTGTAGTAGGctatacaaatatgaaaaaaagcCTGCAAACATCAGTCGTTTCACCATTCGTTATGTTATGTAATGCATGTTTTCAAATCATTTGGAGACCTTAAGAAAAGCAATTTGTTGCGCTGCCTTTCCTGACCTCAGCGTTATGTTCTGTTTGGTCAAAAACACTTCATTGCTCTCCCACTTAGTGTGAATTTTGCATACAGGTGCTGCAGCTCATGAGGAGTTTATTCTGTTCTTTTTGACATGGCTGTTTTGATCATGTACAGTTTACACTTCTGTCCAAATGCAAATACTGTGGGCAGAATTATACATGATACTTGAGATGCATTTCAAAAACAATAGAGGATGGAACAAGTTCCCTACGTGGAAAGACTAAAGGTGTTTGGACATATGACAGTGGAGTGTGACAGCTAGATAGGAATAAATTGTTTTACTCTGTGAACAAACACAAAAGCCTAGGGGCTACTCCAtgaagctgaacatttaaaacaaatcaagggaaatgtatttttttcAGTCAACATCTAATTAAGCtcgaacttgttgccagaggatgtagaaaaagcagttggacaagtttctggaggaaggTCCATAAATTGTTAAGGTAGACTTAGGAAAGCCACAGCTGATGCCTGCTTTTCAATCTTAAGCCATGGCTTTGATCTAAACATTTCTTGAACTGACTCTTCTCTCTGTTTTGAACAGAATGTAAACTCTGCAATGCAGGAACTGTCTGTTAATATTGTGGACTTGATGGTGGTGGTGTTTGCTGGCAGTATTAAATTCCTAGTGAGCCAATCAACATAGACACGGCACTTAGACTCAAGGGATAGAGATTACATTGCTGCTACTTCTGCTTGGGGCTAGTGGATAGGGGGTGTGACACTCTTCCCTCCACCACCAGGAGTGGCAAGGCTAAAATCAGTAACGgacttcaagaaagcctggggtaACCACAAATGCTGTCTGGTTGTGAAGAAATGAGGGAGGTTGCACTGGAAGTCAATTGGGTGGAGTGGATGAGTGGGGTTAATGGGTCCCGTCTACTAACAAAGTATGTGCCTGCTTTTCTCCATTTACAGGGGAAGAaacagcatgttcccagcctacAGCCTGTGATGTATCAGAAGAATTGAGCAGGCAGCTTGAAGACATTTTGAATACATACTGTATTGATGCCAACCAAGAAGCTACGACAGAGGACACTGGCCAGAGCGAGCCCACAGAACCTGATGATGCAGAGAAGTGCCTAAATGAGTCCCCAAGAAATGGGGAGCAAGAGCCTGAATGTACCCAAATCAATGGGGAAAAAGATGGGTTGAAGGGAGACACAAATGTGGAAGAGGATAGAACCCAGGAGAGGGACCAGAAACGGACACAGGAGAAGAAGAAAGCAAAGGGTCTGGGTAGGGGTTTGCTAACTTAATAGCCATTCGGTTAGTCTGTCCACACTCAATCAATTATGTATATTTTCTCCCGGGTCCTGCGCTtattcaccaccaccaccaccacacacacacactctgcaACCTGAATCTTTGGCCTCCCAGATCTTTGCTCTTCTTGCTTGGTTCCTGTCCATCACTAACCTGTTGTTCTTGACCCAGTGATTCTAGAACCTCGTGCTCCCTATATGTGCCTTTCATGTACTCCTTCTTACCTTATTTTGCAGTTCCTGGCCCCAACGAGCCTACTGATACTGACCCAGCTCTCCCATGATCTAGGTTGTATTTTCTTTATCCAAGTTGCTTAGCAGATGCCCAGTAGCTCATACGTAGGCCGATAGATTCGTAAGTGCCACAAGCTACTTGTCGACAGCAGCCTTCTTTGTACTATGGCTCTGACAAGAACATTGTCTTTATGTTATAGGAAAAGAGATCACCCTGTTAATGCAAACCCTGAATACCTTGAGCACCCCAGAGGAGAAACTGGCTGCACTGTGCAAAAAGTATGCTGAACTGGTAAGAGCTGCCTCCCCTCTCCTTTCAAAGGAGCTCAAAGCAGACTGCTCCCTCCACCCTGCTCTCCAGTTCCTCTTGCTTCTGTGACCCCTCACCTTCGAGATGACTTCTTTTATCTGTCTTCATGTGCGGCCTTTCCCCTTTTCTGCCCATCTCCCATATGTAGTCAGTGGAGGTTCCTGCATCCTGCTGAAAGCCAAATACAACACTGAGAGCTTGACGAATGAACTGAAGTTACTTCCTTTTGCTCAGACATTTaggccccgatgctcaaaagagactggttgtagccagtcttacttgcaagttaGCTCAGCCTCCAATGCACAAAAGGATTGTCCGATCATGGTGGCAATGTATTACAAGCAGCtctttagtattaaaatgagcagcAGGGTACGCTCACTTTTTCCCATGCAaacttttctggcaggtctgagctgtcagtGATTTCTCTGATTGAGCAGTTTGCTTGAATTCTAAATTCTGATGTGCGTGTGTGTTCCACGCCTAACAACTGCACCTAAAATCGCcatggaaaaacaaaacctaccAGACTTGCTGCAGCTGGaaggcttttttgtttgtttgcttttttcatttttacCCTTATGCTGCTGCTAACCTTTGGAGCTCCAGTGATCACGGCCCTGCACACAAAAGCTGCGTCTACTGCTTGGCTCTTGTGCAAAGGCACCATGCACAGTTCCTCCCCATTTCACTTCGGTACTTGTCACAAAtaacatgcatataatttgcaagcTGTGTTAAGCATCAGCTGGCAAATGAAAGTCGCTCCCATCCTGCTGTTTTTCCAGAGTTCTTTTCACCCGAATCTAACACACTTACATGGGGATGAGAAATAACAGAAACTTAAAAACAGCAAAAGTGATAaggttgactttttttttttttttttttcttttacggCTGCTTTTAGCTATGTTTAATCTTCCTCTTCCCAGGGCTGATTTCTCTCTAGAGCCTTTCATGATATCAGCAAATGTGATCatttcatataataataataactttatttttatatactgcaataccacaaacagttcagagcggtttacagaggaagagactgtatacagacagcgctattataaaaaaactttcaaaattacattaacatggtaagagtaatcaatttttcctggaagtgttttagaagtacatcatggtagaaatggagtcgGAGAAATTAGTCAAAGAgatgttttgattgacttcctaaaagtttggtaagaaagagtTTTTGAGATaaagttaaacatttattccatttgcctgcttggaatgataatgttctatcgcggaatctcttgtagatacagcccttcaaggatgggaaagcgaCCAAGTAGGCGCTACGTGTACAAGTTGTGCCCGGAAAGtcgaaatgatgagatagatagattggggatgaacctgttatggttttgaagcaaaggcaggcaaacttaaaaatgacccttgctttcatgggcagccagtgtagttttttgtaatatgggcttacatgatctgatttcttgagactagatgagacggactgcagcgtTCTGAACGATTCTCAGTtcttttgatggttttcttaaaagatcccaagtatataatattgcaatagtctaagatactcaagatcaaagattgaaccagcagtcgaaaagagaagtcaaagtagtgtttaatggtgcgaagtttccataaagtgaaaaaaacattttttaacctgagagtTAGTGTGAGCTTCAAAAGTCAAGCTTtggtccaagatgacacccaggattttgatggtagaattaattgggtggtCTGACCCATTTAATCTCAAAAAGGTATTCATGATCTTGTTATTAGGATTTGCCAAAAAGAACTTAGTTTTATCcaaattcagttttaatttaaaacaTGCCCTTATATAAACATCACTTTCAGAAATAAAtttgttcaaactttttttttttcctgaaaaaaatatatGGATACAGCCAAATTACAATACCCAAATATCATTaccccccatcccttcccatcCCTGTATTTAGCCCCATACAAAACCCATCAGATGTTTGGATAAAATGTCTCGGAAAATATTGGCTCTGATTACTCCCAAAATCAAACCAGCATatgtacctccctcccttcccctaccCTACCCTCCTTCAGAATCAAATTTAAGCTACTAAAGTTAACACATTTATGAAAGAACATCTAAGTCAGAATTGGTGCATCTTGCTCATAACGTCCCAAAAAAAATCCATCGTGCAGCAGaaagacgtccagatttcctgCTCATAAATACATCCATCCTGAAAACCATTGTACAAACTGAAATGTTTAAATTAGAAATGGGGGTCGTATGAAAATGGCCACAATGGACTGAAAACGAAGGGAcacaagttcaaatcccactgttacGCTGTGGTACATGTGAtccctccagaaacagaaaaatgcctaCTGTGGCTGAATGTATGCCATTTCAATGGCCTTCAGGGTTACCGgtagtatttttctgtttctggagggaGTTACAGTAGGATTAGGATTTGAACCTGTGTCCCTCAGTTTCCCATCCTGCTTTGCTCAGAGCCTGGTTTTGCTTTcaggggagaggaagagggacagcaaccacttggCGATTCATGAGGGCTTATGCCTTAACTCCTCCAGTGGTTAGCTGCGCAGTCAACTTGGAAGTGACCGAAACGGCTCGAGCTAAAAATGTCCTCTTTAGACATGGATGTCTCACCCAAAACACAACCTCCAGACTTTCCAAAATCAGGATTTAGACATTTTTGAGGtgtccatctgctttgaaaatgagcaccactGTCTGCTGTTCAACAGCTGTCTTATTTACTCTCTTTAGTTACTCTTTATACATGCGAGTGTCACGATCGCTGCAGGACTGTAGATGGTCATGCCGCATTTAGGGGTCCtgttactaaggcgcgctaaatgctcaaacgcgtccattatattctgtggacgcattagcgttccTTAGTGAAAAAGGGGGTTAGTACAGCTTCAGGAGAATGGACCCCAAAAGGCCTCTCTTTGGTTGTCCACTTATCTATCGAATGATCTTCCTAAACTAATCCATGGTGAAGCGGATCTGAAAATGTTTTACTTAAGCATTTGATGCCAATTAATTATACTAGAGGATTTCCAGGAGAAATATAAAGTGCAatcaaaggccctcttttactaagccatgatagaggtttcgACAGGGATGCTAAAGGCTTCAGTGCTCATAGGAGCATTTAGggctctgggctgcagtagaaacctaaGTGGTGTGTGGATGAGTTAGGCTTTGCAACCCAAAAATGGTgggttattgattgattgatttttttttttttttttttacatgtttctAGAAATtctctttgtaaactgctttgttctGAACAAGTtaagaaaatatttataaatgtgACTGACTGGTTTTCCTTCCTTGGTAGCATGAGGAACACAGGGCCTCCCAGAAGCAGATGCGGGTCCTGCAGAAGAAACAGAGCCAGCTGATCGTGGAGAAGGACCAGCTGAGAAGTGAGCACAGCAAAGCCATTCTGGCCCGCAGCAAGTTAGAGAGTCTGTGTCGTGAGCTGCAGAGACACAATCGCACACTGAAGGCAAGCTGGCAATAGAATTTAGCAAAATGCAAATACATGAGGCTAGTAAaaggctttttaaaaaatgtctccTGAAAAAAATACAGCAGTGACAAAGTACGAACATAGCCAGCAGCTAAAATCTTGTGCAGCTTGAAGTGGGTCAAAGATTTATGTGATCTATACCACACCCTTTGGATTTCAAACAGGGGGAATCCAGCTGTGCTGTTTGACCACTTTAGGACTTTTGTCACTTATACTTTGCCTTATCGGATTTAGGAGGAAGGTGTCCAGCGGGCCCGGGAGGAAGAGGAGAAGCGCAAGGAGGTGACCTCTCATTTTCAAGTAACGCTGAATGACATCCAGGTGCAGATGGAGCAGCACAATGAGCGGAATTCCAAACTGCGCCAGGAGAACTTGGAActggctgaaaggctgaagaaaCTCATTGAGCAGTATGAGCTACGAGAGGAGGTAGGAAGCGCCTGAGAAAGCTTTTCCTAAGCCACGCTGCTTCCACACACAGCGTCGGCTAAGTAACACTAAGGGCTTTGTTTGGTTTCTCACATTCTAGCACATTGATAAAGTGTTTAAACACAAAGATCTGCAGCAACAACTGGTGGACGCAAAGCTGCAGCAGGCACAGGAGATGCTGAAGGAGgcagaggagaggcaccagcgagAGAAGGACTTTGTAAGTCACATGTTCTCGTAACGTCCAGTTAGTTTGTTGGAGCTGGAGAATTGATAGTGAagcttccctttctccttccagTTGCTGAAGGAAGCAGTAGAGTCGCAGCGAATGTGTGAGCTGATGAAGCAGCGAGAGACGCACCTGAAGCAGCAGGTAAGCTTGAGCTGAGGACCACTGGCTGCTAAGCAGTACAAGCTCACTCACTGAGCCCGAGTCCTTCCGtttcttctctctttctgtctccagtTGGCGCTCTACACAGAAAAGTTTGAAGAGTTTCAGAACACGCTTTCCAAAAGTAATGAGGTCTTCACCACCTTCAAACAAGAAATGGAAAAGGTAACTAGTGCTTCTGCTTGGCCTGGAGGACCTTAAGCAACAGCTGTGCTATTGAAAAGTAGGAGATGCTGGTCAAACTGAAATAATGAAACCTTGTTAATGTTACTTAGGAAGGTGTGTGGTTCAAAGCACAGTAAGCATGTACAAATGGATAGATTGGGATGATCAATTGGACCTTTTCCACCAGCATCTGGTTTTCAAGTTAAATTTGCAGTTGTTTGGGTTTTTCATAATTTTAATCTTCTCCCTACCTCCCTCTGATCCAGCCATCGTTGTAGCGGCCCTTGGCTGGGGGCCTATAAGCTGAAATCCAGTCTAGCCTCTAGGTGTCACTATTGTACAATGACTAGGACTCCCTCATCTTGGATGCTGTGGTCACTGGACTGGATTCTACAATTGATGCTGAAAAAATAGTGCTGGGCTGTGGGaatcataagaattgtcactgctggatcagaccatcgtgcccagcagcctgaCTAGGGGCAGCTCTTTATTCTGTACCCCTTTGTGTAAATTTCAGgaacacagaacaaaagtggaattgtcccaatcagaatggtgcacaacaaaaagtgtctttcaactcatctgataaatccaaatgcctttattcatctaaaattcataaaatgactctgcgactcgacatgcacatgtttcggcccaaatggcctgcctcaggagtcctaaTGAAAATCAGAGAGCTGTGACTCTTGGGTCTATAAAACCACAATATCTTCCAAAATGTTGAGCCTTCGTATAATCTTTTATCCAGTAATGTCAGATCAAAACCAGACTTCAAATGTGGGTCACTCAGATAAGTAGAACTTGATTCATCTTGTATATTGCATATGAACCGCAC encodes:
- the TXLNA gene encoding alpha-taxilin, with amino-acid sequence MKNQDTESRAAAPPPPGRQEEAGEETACSQPTACDVSEELSRQLEDILNTYCIDANQEATTEDTGQSEPTEPDDAEKCLNESPRNGEQEPECTQINGEKDGLKGDTNVEEDRTQERDQKRTQEKKKAKGLGKEITLLMQTLNTLSTPEEKLAALCKKYAELHEEHRASQKQMRVLQKKQSQLIVEKDQLRSEHSKAILARSKLESLCRELQRHNRTLKEEGVQRAREEEEKRKEVTSHFQVTLNDIQVQMEQHNERNSKLRQENLELAERLKKLIEQYELREEHIDKVFKHKDLQQQLVDAKLQQAQEMLKEAEERHQREKDFLLKEAVESQRMCELMKQRETHLKQQLALYTEKFEEFQNTLSKSNEVFTTFKQEMEKMTKKIKKLEKESSMYRSRWESSNKTLLEMAEEKTFRDKEQEGLQIKIQRLEKLCRALQTERNDLNKRVQNLSTPSPQAPQESWAEEEAVETVCAGTVPHPVPEELAEVTVS